The Porphyromonas sp. oral taxon 275 DNA window TAGTAGGGAGGTCATAGGAGGTGGCGCTCGTAGAGCTGTACGATGCGCTCGGTGACGGCATCATCGGGGTTGTGCTCGGGGTCGTAAGGGGCCTTGAGGCTAGCGCCCATCACGCGAGAGAAGACCTGCCAGGTCCAGGCGCGGAAGCCCCCGAGGAAGGCCTTCACGAGCTCGTAGCCCGTCATGCCGCACTGGCGGTGGATGAGCTTGATCAGGAGCTGTCCCTGCCGGAGCGTCAGGTCGCGCATCTTGGGCTCCATATCGCGGCGCAGCTCCTTCTCCACGAGCTTGAGGTGCGCCTCCTGCTGCTTCTCGGGCAGCGTCTGCATGTATTCGTAGGTCTCGATGATGGTCGCGGCGACGTACTTGGCATAGGGCATCGTCTTCTTGACATCACGGATACGGTGCCACAGCTCACGCCGCTCGGCCAGGCTCAGCGGGCGTACACGGTGCCGCGCGAAGACGTTGACATCGGGTAGATCTACCTCCACGAGGCTGTCATTGACCGTACGCACGATGGCCTGCCGCGGCAGAGGCGTCTGCGCCACCAGCGGAGCGAGCCCACAGCACAGCAGTACCACGAGGAGGAGGCAAGGGCGGGGAGCGAATCGGGGACGTGTCATAGTAAAGCAGGAGCCTAAGTAGATCATCTAGCACGAAGGGCGGAGCGGCGGCTCGGAGTAGCTCCTC harbors:
- a CDS encoding DUF4294 domain-containing protein, with translation MTRPRFAPRPCLLLVVLLCCGLAPLVAQTPLPRQAIVRTVNDSLVEVDLPDVNVFARHRVRPLSLAERRELWHRIRDVKKTMPYAKYVAATIIETYEYMQTLPEKQQEAHLKLVEKELRRDMEPKMRDLTLRQGQLLIKLIHRQCGMTGYELVKAFLGGFRAWTWQVFSRVMGASLKAPYDPEHNPDDAVTERIVQLYERHLL